In Haliaeetus albicilla chromosome 18, bHalAlb1.1, whole genome shotgun sequence, one genomic interval encodes:
- the KRT8 gene encoding keratin, type II cytoskeletal 8 isoform X1, which translates to MSVTITRKTVRSSSVVPGRSFSSHSYTAGPGVRMSTASAFGGYGGSRYGTGLYRGPAVVPGTGGGITAVSINQSLLTPLNLEIDPSIQRVRKEEKEQIKTLNNKFASFIDKVRFLEQQNKMLETKWSLLQNQKTTRSNMSGLFEAYIASLRRQLEGLGQERLRLEAELGNMQGLVEEFKNKYEEEINHRTEKENEFVLLKKDVDEAYMNKVELESRLESLTDEINFLRQLYDEELRELQSQISDTSVVLSMDNNRSLDLDGIIAEVKAQYEDIANRSRAEAESMYQIKYEELKTTAGKHGDDLRNTRSEINELNRLIQRIQAEIEALKNQRASLETAIAEAEERGELALKDARGKLAELEAALQKAKQDMARQLREYQELMNVKLALDIEIATYRKLLEGEESRLESGMQNLSIHTKTTGYSAAGFGGGFGGGFGTSFASAGYIVPPPALESSPLTKSRAIVIKKIETRDGKLVSESSDVLAS; encoded by the exons ATGTCCGTCACCATCACCAGGAAGACGGTGAGAAGCAGCTCGGTGGTACCCGGCCGTTCTTTCAGCTCCCACTCCTACACCGCCGGCCCCGGCGTGAGGATGAGTACGGCTTCAGCCTTCGGGGGTTACGGTGGGAGCCGTTACGGAACCGGGCTGTACCGGGGTCCGGCCGTCGTGCCTGGGACGGGGGGTGGCATCACGGCCGTCAGCATCAACCAGAGCCTCCTGACGCCCCTCAACCTGGAGATCGACCCCAGCATCCAGCGGGTGcgcaaggaggagaaggagcagatCAAGACCCTCAACAACAAATTCGCCTCCTTCATCGACAag gTCCGGTTCTTGGAGCAGCAAAACAAGATGCTGGAGACCAAGTGGAGCCTCCTGCAGAACCAGAAGACCACCCGCAGCAACATGAGCGGGCTTTTCGAGGCGTACATCGCCAGCCTGCGCCGCCAGCTCGAGGGACTGGGCCAGGAGCGCCTGCGCCTGGAAGCCGAACTGGGCAACATGCAGGGGCTGGTGGAGGAGTTTAAGAACAA gTACGAAGAAGAGATCAACCACCGcactgagaaggaaaatgagttTGTGCTGCTCAAAAAG GACGTGGACGAAGCCTACATGAACAAGGTGGAGCTGGAGTCACGGCTGGAGAGCTTGACCGATGAAATCAATTTCTTGAGGCAGCTTTATGATGAG GAGCTCCGGGAGCTGCAGTCTCAGATCTCCGACACCTCCGTCGTCCTCTCCATGGACAACAACCGCAGCCTGGACCTGGACGGGATCATCGCCGAGGTGAAGGCGCAGTACGAGGACATTGCCAACCGCAGCCGCGCCGAGGCCGAGAGCATGTACCAGATCAAG TACGAGGAGTTGAAGACGACAGCCGGGAAACACGGCGACGACCTGCGCAACACCCGCAGCGAGATCAACGAGCTCAACAGGCTGATCCAGAGGATCCAGGCGGAAATCGAGGCGCTCAAGAACCAG CGAGCCAGCCTGGAGACGGCCATCGCGGAGGCGGAGGAGCGCGGGGAGCTGGCCCTGAAGGATGCCAGGGGGAAGCTGGCCGAGCTGGAGGCAGCCCTGCAGAAGGCGAAGCAGGATATGGCCCGGCAGCTCCGCGAGTACCAGGAGCTCATGAACGTCAAGCTGGCCCTGGACATCGAGATCGCGACCTACAGAAAGCTGCTGGAGGGCGAGGAGAGCAG GCTGGAGTCCGGCATGCAAAACCTGAGCATCCACACCAAGACAACAGGGTACTCGG cagcCGGTTTTGGCGGGGGCTTCGGGGGGGGCTTCGGCACCTCTTTCGCCAGCGCTGGCTACattgtgcccccccccgccctggaGAGCTCGCCCCTCACCAAGTCCCGCGCCATCGTCATCAAGAAGATCGAGACCCGCGATGGCAAACTGGTGTCCGAGTCCTCCGACGTcctggccagctga
- the KRT8 gene encoding keratin, type II cytoskeletal 8 isoform X2 produces the protein MSVTITRKTVRSSSVVPGRSFSSHSYTAGPGVRMSTASAFGGYGGSRYGTGLYRGPAVVPGTGGGITAVSINQSLLTPLNLEIDPSIQRVRKEEKEQIKTLNNKFASFIDKVRFLEQQNKMLETKWSLLQNQKTTRSNMSGLFEAYIASLRRQLEGLGQERLRLEAELGNMQGLVEEFKNKYEEEINHRTEKENEFVLLKKDVDEAYMNKVELESRLESLTDEINFLRQLYDEELRELQSQISDTSVVLSMDNNRSLDLDGIIAEVKAQYEDIANRSRAEAESMYQIKYEELKTTAGKHGDDLRNTRSEINELNRLIQRIQAEIEALKNQRASLETAIAEAEERGELALKDARGKLAELEAALQKAKQDMARQLREYQELMNVKLALDIEIATYRKLLEGEESRLESGMQNLSIHTKTTGYSAGFGGGFGGGFGTSFASAGYIVPPPALESSPLTKSRAIVIKKIETRDGKLVSESSDVLAS, from the exons ATGTCCGTCACCATCACCAGGAAGACGGTGAGAAGCAGCTCGGTGGTACCCGGCCGTTCTTTCAGCTCCCACTCCTACACCGCCGGCCCCGGCGTGAGGATGAGTACGGCTTCAGCCTTCGGGGGTTACGGTGGGAGCCGTTACGGAACCGGGCTGTACCGGGGTCCGGCCGTCGTGCCTGGGACGGGGGGTGGCATCACGGCCGTCAGCATCAACCAGAGCCTCCTGACGCCCCTCAACCTGGAGATCGACCCCAGCATCCAGCGGGTGcgcaaggaggagaaggagcagatCAAGACCCTCAACAACAAATTCGCCTCCTTCATCGACAag gTCCGGTTCTTGGAGCAGCAAAACAAGATGCTGGAGACCAAGTGGAGCCTCCTGCAGAACCAGAAGACCACCCGCAGCAACATGAGCGGGCTTTTCGAGGCGTACATCGCCAGCCTGCGCCGCCAGCTCGAGGGACTGGGCCAGGAGCGCCTGCGCCTGGAAGCCGAACTGGGCAACATGCAGGGGCTGGTGGAGGAGTTTAAGAACAA gTACGAAGAAGAGATCAACCACCGcactgagaaggaaaatgagttTGTGCTGCTCAAAAAG GACGTGGACGAAGCCTACATGAACAAGGTGGAGCTGGAGTCACGGCTGGAGAGCTTGACCGATGAAATCAATTTCTTGAGGCAGCTTTATGATGAG GAGCTCCGGGAGCTGCAGTCTCAGATCTCCGACACCTCCGTCGTCCTCTCCATGGACAACAACCGCAGCCTGGACCTGGACGGGATCATCGCCGAGGTGAAGGCGCAGTACGAGGACATTGCCAACCGCAGCCGCGCCGAGGCCGAGAGCATGTACCAGATCAAG TACGAGGAGTTGAAGACGACAGCCGGGAAACACGGCGACGACCTGCGCAACACCCGCAGCGAGATCAACGAGCTCAACAGGCTGATCCAGAGGATCCAGGCGGAAATCGAGGCGCTCAAGAACCAG CGAGCCAGCCTGGAGACGGCCATCGCGGAGGCGGAGGAGCGCGGGGAGCTGGCCCTGAAGGATGCCAGGGGGAAGCTGGCCGAGCTGGAGGCAGCCCTGCAGAAGGCGAAGCAGGATATGGCCCGGCAGCTCCGCGAGTACCAGGAGCTCATGAACGTCAAGCTGGCCCTGGACATCGAGATCGCGACCTACAGAAAGCTGCTGGAGGGCGAGGAGAGCAG GCTGGAGTCCGGCATGCAAAACCTGAGCATCCACACCAAGACAACAGGGTACTCGG cCGGTTTTGGCGGGGGCTTCGGGGGGGGCTTCGGCACCTCTTTCGCCAGCGCTGGCTACattgtgcccccccccgccctggaGAGCTCGCCCCTCACCAAGTCCCGCGCCATCGTCATCAAGAAGATCGAGACCCGCGATGGCAAACTGGTGTCCGAGTCCTCCGACGTcctggccagctga
- the LOC104320223 gene encoding keratin, type II cytoskeletal 4, whose translation MSRQSCALGKRFSSSSACFGGRNKVTFSSASNGGCWAPGNAGGFGSRSLYGLGGSKSTSLGGFGGGGGVYRGFGAGGQGGFGYGCGAGAGFGRGYGGGAGGGFSGGFGGAFGGGFGGGMGGQGFFPCPPGGIREVTINQSLLVPLNLEIDLEIQKVRTQEREEMKKLNNKFASFIDKVRFLEQQNRVLETKWKLLQEQGGTWTGGRNLSPFFETYISGLRKQLDGLSSEKLQLESELKSFQDMVEDFKIKYEEEINKRTAAENNFVLLKKDVDTAYMTKVELQAKLDSLADEINFLRCLYEAELSEMQKTVSDTSVIVSMDNNRNLDLDSIIAEVKAQYEEIANRSRVEAETWYQCKYEELQIAAGKHGDSLKDTKIEISELNRVIQRIRAEIESVKKQCVTLQTSIVDAEQRGELALKDARAKLTELEVALQKAKQDLAQQLREYQELMNVKLALDIEIATYRKLLEGEESRMSGECQSTVSISVVGGSMSSVVGGYSSGLCLGGGGGGIGFGAGSGRGSCNTGGSGFCYSLGGGGFGSGAGFGAGAGFGSGGAGFCPVGGGCNSVVVGSGTTLKKNTSSASANQRV comes from the exons ATGTCTCGCCAGTCCTGTGCTCTCGGCAAGAGATTCAGCTCCAGCTCCGCTTGCTTCGGAGGGAGGAACAAGGTCACGTTCAGCTCCGCATCCAACGGAGGATGCTGGGCACCTGGCAATGCTGGTGGCTTCGGCAGCAGGAGCCTCTATGGCTTGGGAGGGAGTAAAAGTACGTCTCTGGGAGGGTTcggtggaggtggtggtgtcTACAGAGGTTTTGGGGCTGGCGGCCAAGGAGGCTTTGGCTATGGCTGCGGTGCTGGGGCAGGATTTGGTCGTGGCTAtggtggtggggctggaggtggctTCAGTGGAGGCTTTGGTGGTGCTTTTGGTGGAGGATTTGGTGGCGGGATGGGAGGCCAAGGCTTTTTCCCTTGCCCACCGGGCGGCATCAGGGAAGTGACCATCAACCAGAGCCTGCTGGTCCCGCTCAACCTTGAAATTGACCTTGAGATCCAGAAGGTGCGAACACAAGAGCGGGAGGAGATGAAGAAGCTTAACAACAAATTCGCTTCCTTCATTGACAAG GTCCGGTTCCTAGAGCAGCAGAACCGAGTCCTGGAGACCAAGTGGAAACtcctgcaggagcagggtgGCACATGGACGGGGGGCAGAAATCTCAGCCCCTTTTTTGAAACCTACATCAGCGGGCTGAGGAAGCAGCTGGACGGCCTCTCAAGTGAGAAGCTTCAGCTGGAGTCAGAGCTGAAGAGCTTCCAAGATATGGTGGAAGACTTCAAGATCAA GTACGAAGAGGAAATAAACAAAAGGACAGCTGCGGAGAACAATTTTGTGCTCCTAAAAAAG GATGTGGATACAGCCTATATGACCAAGGTGGAACTTCAGGCAAAATTAGATTCTCTGGCAGATGAGATTAACTTCTTGAGGTGTCTTTATGAAGCG GAGCTGTCTGAGATGCAGAAGACCGTTTCCGACACCTCTGTCATTGTCTCTATGGACAATAACCGAAACCTGGACCTGGACAGCATCATCGCAGAGGTCAAAGCCCAATACGAGGAGATTGCCAACAGGAGCCGAGTGGAGGCTGAGACTTGGTACCAATGCAAG TATGAAGAGCTGCAGATTGCCGCAGGCAAACATGGAGACAGCCTTAAGGACACAAAGATCGAGATCTCCGAGCTCAACCGCGTGATCCAGAGGATACGGGCTGAGATCGAGAGTGTGAAGAAACAG TGTGTAACTCTGCAGACCTCTATCGTGGATGCCGAGCAGCGCGGGGAGCTGGCCCTCAAGGACGCCAGGGCCAAACTGACTGAGCTGGAGGTAGCCCTGCAGAAGGCGAAGCAGGACCTGGCCCAGCAGCTCCGCGAGTACCAGGAGCTCATGAACGTCAAGCTGGCCCTGGACATCGAGATCGCGACCTACAGgaagctgctggagggagaggagagcag gATGTCTGGAGAGTGTCAGAGCACCGTGAGCATCT ctgtggTGGGAGGCAGCATGAGCTCTGTGGTAGGTGGATACAGCAGCGGACTGTGccttggaggaggaggaggaggaatcgGATTCGGTGCTGGAAGTGGGAGAGGCAGCTGTAACACGGGTGGTTCTGGCTTCTGCTACAGCCTAGGAGGGGGCGGATTTGGCTCCGGGGCAGGATTTGGTGCAGGGGCGGGATTTGGCTCCGGAGGGGCAGGATTCTGCCCCGTGGGCGGAGGGTGTAACTCAGTGGTGGTGGGGTCTGGCACCACCCTGAAGAAGAACACCAGCTCTGCGTCTGCCAACCAGAGGGTCTAG